In one Saimiri boliviensis isolate mSaiBol1 chromosome 19, mSaiBol1.pri, whole genome shotgun sequence genomic region, the following are encoded:
- the GPR52 gene encoding G-protein coupled receptor 52, which yields MNESRWTEWRILNMSSGIVNVSEHHSCPLGFGHYSVVDVCIFETVVIVLLTFLIIAGNLTVIFVFHCAPLLHHYTTSYFIQTMAYADLFVGVSCLVPTLSLLHYSTGVHESLTCQVFGYIISVLKSVSMACLACISMDRYLAITKPLSYNQLVTPCRLRICIILIWIYSCLIFLPSFFGWGKPGYHGDIFEWCATSWLTSAYFTGFIVCLLYAPAAFVVCFTYFHIFKICRQHTKEINDRRARFPSHDIDSSRETGHSPDRRYAMVLFRITSVFYMLWLPYIIYFLLESSRILDNPTLSFLTTWLAISNSFCNCVIYSLSNSVFRLGLRRLSETMCTSCMCVKDQKAQDPKPRKRANSCSI from the coding sequence ATGAATGAATCCAGGTGGACTGAATGGAGGATCCTGAACATGAGCAGTGGCATTGTGAATGTGTCCGAGCATCACTCCTGCCCACTTGGATTTGGTCACTACAGTGTGGTGGATGTCTGCATCTTTGAGACAGTGGTTATCGTGTTGCTGACATTTCTGATCATTGCTGGGAATTTAACAGTTATCTTTGTCTTTCATTGTGCTCCACTGTTACATCATTATACTACCAGCTATTTCATTCAGACAATGGCATATGCTGATCTTTTCGTTGGAGTTAGCTGCTTGGTTCCTACTCTCTCACTTCTCCACTATTCCACAGGTGTCCACGAGTCATTGACTTGCCAGGTTTTTGGATATATCATCTCAGTTCTAAAAAGTGTTTCTATGGCATGTCTTGCTTGCATCAGCATGGATCGTTATCTTGCAATAACCAAGCCTCTTTCCTACAATCAACTGGTCACTCCTTGtcgcctgagaatttgcattatTTTGATCTGGATCTACTCCTGCCTAATTTTCTTGCCTTCCTTTTTTGGCTGGGGGAAACCTGGTTACCATGGTGACATTTTTGAATGGTGTGCCACCTCTTGGCTCACCAGTGCCTATTTTACTGGCTTTATTGTTTGTTTACTTTATGCTCCTGCTGCCTTTGTTGTCTGCTTCActtacttccacattttcaaaattTGCCGTCAGCACACCAAAGAGATAAATGACCGAAGAGCCCGATTCCCTAGTCATGACATAGATTCTTCTAGAGAGACTGGACACAGCCCTGACCGACGCTATGCCATGGTTTTGTTTAGGATAACCAGTGTATTTTATATGCTGTGGCTCCCCTATATCATCTACTTTCTTCTAGAAAGCTCCCGGATCTTGGACAATCCGACGCTGTCCTTCTTAACAACGTGGCTTGCAATAAGTAATAGTTTTTGTAACTGTGTAATATACAGCCTGTCCAACAGCGTTTTCCGGCTAGGCCTCCGAAGACTGTCCGAGACAATGTGCACGTCCTGTATGTGTGTGAAGGATCAGAAAGCACAAGACCCTAAACCTAGGAAACGGGCTAATTCTTGCTCCATTTGA